One segment of Variovorax paradoxus DNA contains the following:
- a CDS encoding CocE/NonD family hydrolase: MKQPRSTVSRARRALMRLALALPVGSWAADFGFRPPPDPDDASTAELMRDLAQRILPVYQEADTDVFLANVTALQIVSGAYRAAYDSSASLRSRRQGKPFDGLVERAILDGIYSRARAREADDRIAFADAYARSFQELVAPLGNAQAQAIMARLEIPPAVFREPLQQAFDLWRAKGSLPEADALALVRTWLSYQSRRSFGALLPELFAAENSSRYTAEAGIRIPVRGGVIHASVVRPGRATGPLPALLRFTLDPAEDDARSSAARGYVGVTAYVRGRTPDGKGAVWPFVRDGEDAAAVIDWVSRQAWSDGRVCMLGDGYSGYAAWAAARRRPAALKAIATISPMAPGIDFPMAGQIFRNAMVRWAQEHALAEPMPAGIAADANPDAAWQALDARWYQGRRPYWDVDRVLLGKRSRLIRTWLTHPSHDRYWQKFLPSAEQFARIDIPVLSFAGYYGADAGALYYHQEHLRHRPQADTTLLVGPYDAASIRNGTGPTLRDYTLDPTARVDLPELRYAWLDHILNGAGKPPLLADRVNYQVMGTDQWRHVPALNAPQANRLRLYLDTGERDDPHRLLPAPAGGDGNARLAVDLADRSDVRVPWPDALRVKQLQARSSISFASEPFAEATEIAGSLRGVFDITPSRQDVDFGISLYEQTESGDYQLLFEPYDFRASYAGHRVRRRLLRAGERQLLPFTVERVTACRIAAGSRIVLVIGINRRPDRQVNYGSGKDVNSETIADARWPLRVRWHARSYVEIQAGPP; this comes from the coding sequence ATGAAGCAGCCCCGGTCGACCGTCAGCCGCGCGCGCCGCGCGCTCATGCGGCTGGCGCTTGCATTGCCCGTCGGGTCGTGGGCGGCGGACTTCGGCTTCCGGCCGCCGCCCGATCCCGACGATGCCTCCACCGCCGAGCTGATGCGGGACCTGGCCCAGCGCATCCTGCCGGTGTACCAGGAGGCGGACACCGACGTCTTCCTGGCCAACGTGACCGCGCTGCAGATCGTGAGCGGCGCCTACCGCGCCGCCTACGACAGCAGCGCTTCGCTGCGCAGCCGCCGGCAGGGCAAGCCGTTCGACGGACTGGTCGAGCGGGCGATCCTCGACGGCATCTACTCGCGTGCGCGTGCACGCGAGGCGGACGATCGGATCGCTTTCGCCGACGCCTACGCGCGGTCGTTCCAGGAACTGGTCGCGCCGCTCGGCAACGCGCAGGCGCAGGCCATCATGGCGCGGCTCGAGATCCCGCCGGCGGTGTTCAGGGAGCCGCTGCAGCAGGCCTTCGACCTCTGGCGCGCGAAGGGCAGCCTGCCCGAGGCCGATGCGCTGGCACTGGTGCGGACCTGGCTTTCGTACCAGTCGCGCCGCAGCTTCGGTGCGCTGCTGCCCGAATTGTTCGCGGCGGAAAACAGCAGCCGCTACACGGCGGAGGCCGGCATCCGGATTCCGGTGCGCGGGGGCGTCATCCATGCGAGCGTGGTGCGGCCCGGCCGCGCGACCGGCCCCCTGCCGGCCCTGCTGCGGTTCACGCTCGATCCCGCCGAGGACGACGCCCGGAGCAGCGCTGCCCGGGGCTACGTGGGCGTCACCGCGTACGTGCGCGGACGCACGCCCGACGGCAAGGGCGCGGTGTGGCCGTTCGTGCGCGACGGCGAGGACGCCGCGGCCGTCATCGACTGGGTGTCCCGGCAGGCGTGGAGCGACGGCCGCGTCTGCATGCTCGGCGACGGCTATTCCGGCTACGCCGCCTGGGCGGCCGCACGCCGGCGGCCGGCCGCGCTCAAGGCCATCGCCACCATCTCGCCGATGGCCCCGGGCATCGACTTCCCGATGGCCGGGCAGATCTTCCGCAACGCGATGGTCCGCTGGGCGCAGGAACATGCGCTGGCCGAGCCCATGCCGGCTGGCATCGCCGCCGATGCGAACCCCGACGCCGCATGGCAGGCACTCGATGCGCGCTGGTACCAGGGTCGCCGCCCCTACTGGGACGTGGACCGCGTCCTGCTGGGCAAGCGCAGCAGGCTGATCCGGACCTGGCTCACGCACCCGAGCCACGACCGCTACTGGCAGAAGTTCCTGCCGTCGGCCGAGCAGTTCGCCCGCATCGACATCCCGGTGCTCAGCTTCGCCGGCTACTACGGCGCCGACGCCGGCGCGCTCTACTACCACCAGGAGCATCTTCGCCACCGGCCCCAGGCCGACACGACGCTGCTCGTCGGGCCCTACGATGCGGCCTCGATCCGGAACGGTACGGGGCCGACGCTGCGCGACTACACGCTCGACCCGACCGCACGCGTCGACCTGCCCGAGCTGCGCTATGCGTGGCTCGACCACATCCTCAACGGCGCGGGCAAGCCGCCGTTGCTGGCGGACCGCGTCAACTACCAGGTGATGGGCACGGACCAGTGGCGCCATGTGCCGGCGCTGAATGCGCCGCAGGCCAACCGGTTGCGCCTGTACCTCGACACCGGCGAGCGCGACGACCCGCACCGCCTGCTGCCCGCGCCCGCCGGGGGCGATGGCAACGCGCGGCTCGCGGTCGATCTCGCCGACCGGAGCGACGTGCGCGTCCCCTGGCCGGACGCGCTGCGCGTGAAGCAGCTGCAGGCGCGCAGCAGCATCAGCTTCGCCAGCGAGCCATTCGCGGAAGCGACCGAGATCGCCGGCAGCCTGCGGGGCGTGTTCGACATCACGCCGTCGCGGCAGGACGTGGACTTCGGCATCTCGCTCTACGAGCAGACGGAGAGCGGCGACTACCAGCTGCTGTTCGAGCCTTACGACTTCCGCGCCAGCTATGCGGGCCATCGCGTGCGCCGCCGGCTCCTGCGGGCCGGCGAACGCCAGCTGCTGCCGTTCACCGTCGAGCGCGTGACGGCATGCAGGATCGCGGCGGGCAGCCGCATCGTGCTGGTGATCGGGATCAACAGGCGGCCCGACCGGCAGGTCAACTACGGCAGCGGCAAGGATGTGAATTCGGAAACCATCGCGGATGCCCGCTGGCCGCTGCGCGTGCGCTGGCACGCGCGCAGCTACGTCGAGATCCAGGCCGGCCCGCCCTGA
- a CDS encoding alpha-amylase family glycosyl hydrolase produces the protein MSADDWWKCGIVYQVYPRSFQDSNGDGIGDLDGIRARLGHLVSLGIDAVWISPIYPSPMADFGYDISDFCAIDPRFGTLDGFDALVQEAHARGIRIILDFVPNHTSDRHPWFVQSRSARSDPRRDWYIWRDPAPDGGPPNNWISNFGGPAWTFDPVTGQYYGHSFLKEQPDLNWRNPEVREAMYEVLRFWLRRGVDGFRVDVLSQIVKDAQLRDNPPNPDFVEGQDEFHRWLMLHNTDLPEVQPIVAEMRRVVDAFSDTRSSRVLIGELYLPLPRLVAYYGRNAEGVLEGVQLPFNFELIATEWQAARIRRFVRDYEAALPAGAQPNWVLGNHDKPRIASRVGPRMARLAAMLLLTLRGTPTLYYGDEIGMTDVAIPADEVQDPFEKNRPGLGLGRDPERTPMQWSADAQAGFTTGTPWLRLAADWRTNNVEAQSRDTGSMLALHRRLIALRRAQPALNRGDHEALDAGDEVLAFARNHEGQRLVVLLNFGETPAPIPPASMPHRPVVLASTDPARAEGIEGPLVLAPCEGVVIGTVDDKGPAAP, from the coding sequence ATGTCAGCCGACGACTGGTGGAAGTGCGGAATCGTCTATCAGGTCTACCCGCGTTCGTTCCAGGACAGCAACGGCGACGGCATCGGAGACCTCGACGGAATCCGCGCCCGGCTGGGCCACCTGGTCTCGCTCGGCATCGATGCCGTGTGGATCTCGCCGATCTATCCCTCGCCGATGGCCGACTTCGGCTACGACATCTCCGACTTCTGCGCCATCGATCCGCGCTTCGGCACGCTGGACGGCTTCGATGCGCTCGTGCAGGAGGCGCATGCGCGAGGGATCAGGATCATCCTGGACTTCGTGCCCAACCACACGTCGGACCGGCATCCGTGGTTCGTGCAGAGCCGCAGCGCGCGCAGCGACCCGCGGCGCGACTGGTACATCTGGCGCGACCCGGCCCCGGACGGCGGGCCGCCCAACAACTGGATCAGCAACTTCGGCGGACCGGCCTGGACCTTCGACCCGGTCACCGGCCAGTACTACGGCCATTCGTTCCTGAAGGAGCAGCCGGACCTCAACTGGCGCAACCCCGAAGTGCGCGAGGCGATGTACGAGGTGCTGCGCTTCTGGCTGCGGCGCGGTGTCGACGGATTCCGCGTCGACGTGCTCTCGCAGATCGTGAAGGACGCACAGTTGCGCGACAACCCGCCGAACCCCGACTTCGTCGAGGGCCAGGACGAGTTCCATCGCTGGCTGATGCTCCACAACACCGACCTGCCGGAGGTGCAGCCGATCGTGGCCGAGATGCGCCGCGTGGTCGACGCGTTCAGCGACACGCGATCGTCGCGCGTGCTGATCGGCGAGCTCTACCTGCCGCTGCCGCGCCTGGTCGCCTACTACGGGCGCAACGCCGAAGGCGTGCTCGAGGGGGTGCAGCTGCCCTTCAACTTCGAGCTGATCGCCACCGAATGGCAGGCCGCGCGCATCCGCCGCTTCGTGCGCGACTACGAAGCCGCCCTGCCCGCCGGCGCGCAACCCAACTGGGTGCTGGGCAACCACGACAAGCCCCGCATCGCGAGCCGCGTCGGCCCCCGCATGGCGCGGCTCGCGGCCATGCTCCTGCTCACGCTGCGCGGCACGCCGACGCTCTACTACGGGGACGAGATCGGCATGACGGACGTCGCGATTCCCGCCGACGAAGTGCAGGACCCGTTCGAGAAGAACAGGCCCGGCCTGGGCCTGGGCCGCGACCCGGAGCGGACACCCATGCAATGGAGCGCCGACGCGCAGGCGGGCTTCACGACCGGCACGCCGTGGCTGCGCCTGGCGGCCGACTGGCGCACGAACAACGTGGAAGCGCAATCGCGCGACACCGGCTCGATGCTGGCGCTGCACCGGCGCCTGATCGCGTTGCGCCGCGCGCAGCCTGCGCTGAACCGCGGCGACCATGAAGCGCTCGACGCCGGCGACGAGGTGCTCGCCTTCGCGCGCAACCACGAAGGACAGCGGCTGGTGGTGCTCCTGAACTTCGGCGAGACGCCGGCACCGATTCCACCGGCATCGATGCCGCACCGGCCGGTGGTGCTGGCATCGACCGACCCTGCGCGCGCCGAAGGCATCGAGGGGCCGCTGGTGCTGGCGCCCTGCGAGGGCGTGGTCATCGGCACCGTGGACGACAAGGGCCCGGCGGCGCCGTAA